One genomic window of Agarivorans sp. Alg241-V36 includes the following:
- a CDS encoding XrtA/PEP-CTERM system exopolysaccharide export protein → MKKLNQVVIKLLSFMAIGLFLTACSNNLPTLPGASVHPSLTANPADYKYLIGPGDELNIFVWRNPEISGTFIVRPDGMVSTSLVEDLEVSGKTPTELARLIESELAEFIRDPIVTVTVEGFIGPFSEQVRVIGEAFEPQAINYREDMTLLDVMIQVGGLTEYADGDNARLVRVVSGEQRSYKVLVGKLIQDGEIEANVDVLPGDIIIIPEAWF, encoded by the coding sequence ATGAAAAAACTCAACCAAGTAGTAATTAAATTGCTCTCGTTTATGGCGATAGGGCTTTTCCTAACCGCTTGTTCGAACAACCTACCTACTTTACCTGGCGCGTCGGTTCATCCGTCGCTTACTGCTAACCCAGCAGATTACAAATATTTGATAGGCCCAGGTGATGAACTCAACATCTTTGTATGGCGTAACCCTGAGATATCAGGCACTTTCATCGTGCGTCCAGACGGCATGGTGTCTACCTCGCTAGTTGAAGACCTAGAGGTATCGGGTAAAACGCCTACTGAATTAGCTCGTTTGATCGAGTCTGAGTTAGCAGAGTTTATTCGTGACCCAATTGTGACTGTTACCGTAGAAGGCTTTATTGGACCATTTAGCGAACAGGTTCGAGTAATTGGTGAAGCTTTCGAGCCACAAGCCATTAACTACCGTGAAGATATGACGCTGCTGGATGTGATGATTCAAGTAGGTGGTCTAACAGAATACGCTGATGGTGATAACGCTCGCTTGGTTCGAGTGGTTAGCGGTGAGCAGCGCTCGTATAAAGTACTAGTTGGTAAATTGATTCAAGACGGTGAGATTGAAGCCAATGTAGATGTTCTTCCTGGTGATATTATCATTATCCCAGAAGCATGGTTTTAG
- a CDS encoding TIGR03013 family XrtA/PEP-CTERM system glycosyltransferase encodes MAGSKFHNLDPGSRAIILAEFLVLIGVFVIGVELLRLSGFEGIPAYGEGILLLHCLAFTFPIQLSILSVGLYNQKIRETFRGVIRRLLVSIALGYFISSVIYVLTPLDVLPGNFRELLYAAVMMGLTTIRYFALKMQYEHMGRKRILVLGAGERASIIEKRMRRKSDRVSFEMAGFIRMPGDSEEGIKRETILELDQPLESFVLANGVEEIVIAADERRANLPVDSLFLCKLRGVEITDIIDFIERESGQIAVNLIYPSWVIYSNGFHSTNYLRSSLDWVCNTFLGLIVLFLTWPLMLITVIMIKLEEGIRAPVLYSQERIGLNGQPFNIYKFRSMRTDAEKDGAKWAQKEDPRVTKVGNFIRKYRVDELPQIYNVLVGDMGFVGPRPERPAFVKELVLSIPYYNQRHNVKPGLTGWAQLKYPYGSTEADALEKLKFDLYYIKHRSFLLDLLILVRTAEIILFGKGR; translated from the coding sequence GTGGCTGGTTCGAAATTTCATAATCTAGATCCCGGTAGTAGAGCGATAATTCTTGCCGAATTTTTGGTGCTCATCGGGGTTTTTGTCATTGGTGTTGAACTTCTCCGCCTAAGCGGCTTTGAAGGGATCCCTGCTTACGGTGAAGGAATACTGTTACTACACTGTTTGGCATTTACTTTCCCAATTCAACTGTCAATATTGTCAGTTGGTTTATATAACCAAAAGATTCGCGAAACCTTTCGTGGGGTAATACGCCGTTTGTTGGTAAGTATTGCCTTGGGTTACTTCATATCTTCTGTTATTTACGTACTTACCCCCCTAGATGTTCTTCCTGGTAATTTCCGTGAGTTGCTATACGCAGCAGTAATGATGGGCTTAACCACCATTCGTTACTTTGCGCTTAAAATGCAATATGAGCACATGGGTCGCAAACGAATTTTGGTTTTAGGCGCTGGTGAACGCGCCAGTATCATTGAAAAACGTATGCGCCGTAAATCTGATCGAGTTAGCTTTGAAATGGCCGGCTTTATTCGTATGCCTGGCGACTCTGAAGAGGGTATTAAACGCGAAACCATTCTTGAGCTTGACCAACCTTTAGAGTCATTTGTGCTTGCTAACGGCGTAGAAGAGATAGTAATCGCAGCCGATGAGCGCCGCGCTAACTTACCGGTGGATAGTTTGTTCCTATGTAAACTACGTGGCGTTGAAATCACCGACATTATCGACTTCATCGAACGTGAATCGGGTCAAATTGCAGTAAACCTTATCTATCCTTCATGGGTAATTTACAGCAATGGTTTCCATTCAACTAACTACTTACGTAGCTCTTTAGATTGGGTATGTAATACCTTCTTAGGTCTGATTGTATTGTTCCTCACTTGGCCATTGATGTTGATTACCGTCATCATGATTAAGTTAGAGGAAGGGATTAGAGCACCAGTGCTTTACTCTCAAGAGCGTATTGGTTTAAATGGTCAGCCTTTCAATATTTACAAGTTCCGCAGCATGCGTACCGACGCTGAGAAAGATGGCGCCAAATGGGCCCAAAAAGAAGACCCACGCGTAACCAAAGTGGGTAACTTTATTCGTAAATACCGCGTCGACGAACTGCCACAAATTTATAACGTATTAGTGGGTGATATGGGCTTTGTTGGCCCTCGACCAGAGCGACCTGCGTTTGTAAAAGAATTGGTATTATCGATTCCTTATTACAACCAGCGCCACAACGTTAAACCAGGCTTAACCGGTTGGGCACAGCTTAAGTACCCTTATGGCAGTACCGAAGCGGATGCGCTTGAGAAGCTAAAATTTGATCTTTACTACATCAAACACAGAAGCTTCCTACTCGATCTATTGATTCTAGTGCGCACCGCCGAGATTATATTGTTCGGAAAAGGGCGTTAA
- the xrt gene encoding exosortase, with translation MVATEPTNKPDNSGLLQAAVVLGITALVALLFWPVVLDIWRYSFDDGTYSHAFLIPIVALYVLYDCRQQLQFRQGASLWLVLLIASLAIELLLYLSQISLPVRALLPFVLLFSLLSVFKHHKSLYVYALVLLFATPIWGILSPPLQSLSTTVVEMVMAYTHVPSYFEGNVVSIPSGQFEIANGCSGLRYFITSLFLCLLYIYFNIRSVKNALIFFAVCMLGALIVNWVRIITIILIGHETQMQSEIIYDHNNLGWYLYIPYLLLAFYVGGKLSSELVAQAKVEQTEGPSVRGLAFVVLALLIFSPTLIDWPVWDANKLNAEEAKASTSYHPALQVAQYQSVDQHSLSLNQVELNHWVFLFSGLGLDNKASFYLNEVVPENLRIDNSETEQAVNYVYFRSAANRPGLLAYSYAGAKGMVSKRSALRAQRFSEILVGQRQSAIVVASALCVEQDCREAKQVLSEQLLKYQDPQLLFQQPG, from the coding sequence TTGGTAGCGACTGAACCAACTAACAAACCAGACAACAGCGGCTTATTACAAGCCGCTGTTGTTCTTGGTATTACCGCTTTAGTAGCTTTACTCTTTTGGCCTGTAGTACTAGATATATGGCGCTACAGCTTTGATGATGGCACCTACTCACATGCATTCTTAATCCCAATTGTTGCTCTGTATGTACTTTACGATTGCCGTCAACAACTGCAGTTTCGCCAAGGTGCAAGCTTGTGGTTGGTATTGTTAATTGCCAGTTTAGCCATTGAGCTGCTGCTTTACTTAAGCCAAATCAGCTTGCCGGTTAGGGCGCTATTGCCCTTTGTTTTACTGTTCAGCTTATTAAGTGTTTTTAAACATCATAAAAGCCTTTATGTCTATGCTTTAGTCCTGCTATTCGCCACACCTATTTGGGGGATTTTGTCGCCGCCTTTACAAAGCTTATCGACCACTGTGGTAGAGATGGTAATGGCTTACACCCATGTACCAAGCTACTTTGAGGGGAATGTAGTCTCGATTCCTTCAGGACAATTTGAAATTGCCAATGGTTGCAGCGGTCTGCGCTACTTTATTACCTCTTTGTTTTTGTGTTTGTTGTACATCTATTTCAATATTCGCAGTGTAAAAAATGCCTTGATATTTTTTGCTGTTTGCATGCTTGGCGCGTTAATCGTGAACTGGGTTCGCATCATCACTATCATTTTGATAGGCCATGAAACCCAGATGCAAAGTGAAATTATTTATGACCACAACAACTTAGGTTGGTATCTCTATATCCCTTATTTGTTATTGGCATTTTATGTAGGTGGCAAGCTGTCTAGCGAGTTGGTCGCTCAAGCTAAAGTAGAGCAAACAGAAGGCCCGTCGGTTAGAGGTCTGGCTTTTGTTGTTTTGGCTTTATTAATCTTTTCACCTACCTTAATCGATTGGCCGGTATGGGATGCCAATAAGCTAAACGCTGAAGAAGCTAAAGCAAGCACTAGCTACCACCCTGCTCTTCAAGTTGCGCAGTATCAATCTGTGGATCAACATAGCCTTAGCCTTAATCAAGTAGAACTCAATCATTGGGTATTTTTGTTTAGCGGCTTAGGCTTGGATAACAAAGCTTCATTTTACCTAAACGAAGTGGTGCCAGAGAACCTGCGTATTGATAACTCAGAAACTGAGCAAGCAGTTAACTATGTTTATTTCCGTTCAGCAGCTAACCGTCCTGGATTACTAGCTTATAGCTATGCTGGTGCTAAAGGCATGGTATCCAAGCGCTCAGCACTTCGAGCTCAGCGCTTTAGCGAAATACTCGTAGGGCAACGCCAGAGTGCAATTGTGGTTGCATCAGCCCTGTGTGTAGAGCAGGACTGCCGCGAAGCTAAACAGGTTCTCTCGGAACAATTGCTTAAATACCAAGACCCTCAGCTACTGTTTCAGCAGCCAGGTTAG